Proteins found in one Carassius auratus strain Wakin chromosome 12, ASM336829v1, whole genome shotgun sequence genomic segment:
- the LOC113111821 gene encoding suppressor of cytokine signaling 5-like: MEKVGKVWSNLKRGCQSLLHTDGGSRIETPPPQLQPQRETVCKSVDKAQGDITLEAASPSSSVEALPLVAWRTGGSVTRQGHNCVVDVPQILEITVEQDTEDARVPMGARRDSYTRHAPWSGKKRHSCSTKAQSSLETTDRRSGRSRRRHGTGSSHEELESGGTRSLRQQIHDTVGLCLPLRSSSRNSHLPPPKRKIQITELMLETCPFAPGSDLARKWHLIKQHTAPVPVSPVDSSSGACGAICASPEDEEERLRERRRLSIEEGVDPPPDAQIHTVEAATAPLVSLYKLGPKLAPGIGEALGDSRGATAASCDSEDDDTTTLCLQARRPKQRHASAEGHLSSKQQGPWKVHTQIDYIHCLVPDLLQITALSCYWGVMDRYEAEALLDGRPEGTFLLRDSAQEDYLFSVSFRRYGRSLHARIEQWNHNFSFDAHDPCVFHAATVTALLEHYKDPSACMFFEPLLTVPLHRTFPFGLQSLARSAICNGITYDGIGALPLPPALQDHLREYHYKQRVRVRWLEKEPVKAK; this comes from the coding sequence ATGGAGAAGGTTGGCAAGGTGTGGAGCAACCTTAAGAGGGGATGCCAATCTTTGCTCCACACAGATGGGGGTTCTCGAATTGAAACGCCACCACCACAGCTTCAACCACAAAGAGAGACAGTCTGCAAGAGTGTGGACAAGGCCCAGGGAGACATCACACTGGAGGCTGCTAGTCCCTCTAGTAGTGTGGAGGCACTCCCTCTGGTGGCATGGAGGACCGGTGGGAGTGTGACACGACAGGGCCATAACTGTGTAGTGGATGTACCCCAGATACTGGAGATCACAGTAGAGCAGGATACCGAAGATGCTCGTGTTCCTATGGGTGCCCGCAGAGACTCTTACACACGTCATGCACCTTGGAGTGGAAAGAAGAGACACTCATGTTCCACTAAGGCTCAGAGTTCTCTGGAGACCACTGATCGGCGATCAGGCCGGTCTCGTCGCAGACATGGGACTGGTAGCAGCCATGAGGAGCTGGAGTCAGGGGGAACACGCTCTCTACGACAGCAGATTCATGATACAGTGGGCCTGTGCCTCCCACTGCGCTCATCCTCTCGGAACAGTCACCTTCCACCACCCAAACGTAAGATACAAATCACAGAGCTGATGCTGGAGACATGCCCCTTCGCACCAGGATCAGACCTTGCCCGAAAATGGCACCTCATTAAACAGCACACAGCACCAGTCCCAGTGTCACCAGTAGATTCATCCTCAGGTGCTTGCGGTGCTATCTGTGCATCGCCAGAAGATGAGGAGGAGCGTTTGAGAGAGAGGAGACGACTCAGCATCGAGGAGGGTGTTGACCCACCTCCAGATGCCCAAATCCACACAGTGGAGGCTGCCACAGCCCCTCTTGTTTCCCTTTATAAACTGGGACCTAAGTTGGCCCCTGGAATTGGTGAGGCCCTAGGCGATAGCCGGGGGGCAACAGCAGCTAGCTGTGATTCTGAGGACGACGATACCACCACTCTTTGCTTGCAAGCTCGCAGGCCCAAGCAGCGACATGCTTCGGCAGAGGGCCACCTGAGCAGCAAGCAACAGGGGCCTTGGAAGGTACACACTCAGATTGACTACATCCACTGCTTGGTTCCAGATCTGCTACAGATCACAGCACTTTCCTGCTACTGGGGTGTGATGGACCGTTATGAGGCTGAAGCGCTGCTGGATGGTCGGCCCGAGGGAACCTTTCTCCTGCGAGACTCGGCTCAGGAAGACTACCTATTTTCCGTTAGCTTCCGCCGCTATGGCCGTTCACTGCACGCACGCATTGAGCAGTGGAATCACAACTTCAGCTTTGATGCACACGACCCTTGCGTGTTCCATGCAGCCACCGTCACGGCACTCTTGGAACACTACAAGGACCCTAGCGCTTGCATGTTCTTTGAGCCATTGCTCACTGTGCCTCTGCACCGGACCTTCCCATTTGGCCTGCAAAGTCTGGCTCGATCAGCCATTTGTAATGGGATCACCTATGATGGCATCGGGGCACTGCCACTGCCCCCTGCTCTGCAGGATCACCTCAGGGAGTATCACTATAAGCAGAGGGTGCGCGTACGCTGGCTTGAGAAGGAGCCAGTCAAGGCCAAGTGA